A portion of the Parambassis ranga chromosome 22, fParRan2.1, whole genome shotgun sequence genome contains these proteins:
- the cipca gene encoding CLOCK-interacting pacemaker a, whose amino-acid sequence MSSFRRTDGHRTQPFTRAPLIGMSKLDLERDSGFSDASSEYLTTVELTDTEDAGRNGSLLSQEPASPQVAVMGGSYGGLSPMIIMNNFVLKQPPSVAPAEKQWGFPSRLEVMPQSQVVLLQPMVSNGSSSSSSSSKTCSENMRQSKSYVPILKSYPRIAPHPVDTPTARLGSSRLKGNSMSAYDQRQRRHHRSHKPYSPRQVPALQTTAQPTSMFETATTQAQAVESQEQLSDNSLSSLIGTSLLPSVTDDLRTVTDSDTMQADKCQDAISVHSNKLKRFSNTYNVLNKSGLLGITMRTKQLIKENRRTQGELQQLQEQTALLLEALSSGDPQLWTKLQLSLQDTEKEQWGAKAQSVLA is encoded by the exons ATGAGCAGTTTCAGGAGAACAGACGGGCACAGGACCCAACCGTTCACCAGGGCACCTCTCATTGGAATGTCCAAGTTAGACCTGGAGAGAGATTCAGGCTTCTCAG ATGCCAGCTCTGAGTACCTGACCACAGTTGAACTGACTGACACTGAGGATGCAGGAAGGAATGGGTCACTACTCAGCCAGGAACCAGCTAGTCCGCAGGTAGCTGTGATGGGAGGCTCGTATGGTGGATTATCTCCAATGATCATAATGAACAACTTTGTCTTAAAACAG CCACCCTCTGTGGCTCCTGCAGAAAAGCAGTGGGGTTTTCCTTCACGCTTAGAAGTGATGCCCCAATCGCAGGTGGTTCTTCTTCAGCCCATGGTATcaaatggcagcagcagcagcagcagctcttctaaGACCTGCTCAGAAAATATGCGACAATCAAAAAGCTATGTGCCCATTTTGAAGTCTTATCCCCGAATTGCCCCACACCCTGTGGACACACCCACTGCAAGGCTGGGATCCTCAAGGCTGAAGGGAAATTCCATGTCAGCATATGACCAGAGACAAAGGAGGCATCACCGCAGCCATAAGCCCTACAGCCCCCGCCAGGTGCCAGCTCTGCAGACGACAGCCCAACCCACCTCCATGTTTGAAACTGCAACCACCCAAGCACAGGCAGTTGAGAGTCAGGAGCAGCTCAGCGACAACTCTCTCTCCTCACTAATAGGAACCAGCTTGCTGCCCTCCGTCACAGATGACTTAAGGACTGTAACAGACAGTGATACGATGCAGGCTGACAAATGCCAGGATGCCATCTCAGTGCACAGTAACAAACTGAAACGTTTCAGCAACACCTACAATGTTCTCAACAAGTCCGGCTTGCTGGGGATTACCATGCGCACAAAGCAGCTGATCAAGGAGAATAGGCGCACACAGGgcgagctgcagcagcttcaggagCAAACGGCTCTGCTGCTCGAGGCTCTGAGTAGCGGAGACCCACAGCTCTGGACTAAACTCCAGCTCTCCCTGCAGGACACAGAAAAGGAACAGTGGGGTGCTAAAGCTCAGAGTGTTCTGGCATAG
- the zdhhc22 gene encoding palmitoyltransferase ZDHHC22, giving the protein MFTRMLKLRLLNAVAPAYFFMATAATFILHFGFFIPTIFPNPDMSLRGSTTLHMVVFLFLMFNALGNYIMTIKYPAESANETAVPVCSPHCSDKVDAHYLLNGRHFCKLCKKVILKRDHHCFFTGNCIGNKNMRYFIMFCIYTSCTCLYSLVLGVAFLTVEYSISFENPLTFLTLLPLSTAYFFMGTISGLQLFLVLMLYVWLGIGLVCAGFCCQQVLLVARGQTWCQMQRGQLVENHNPWRANLKDVFGTRWILGLILPVQTAETCSEDAQKQD; this is encoded by the exons ATGTTCACCCGAATGTTAAAACTGAGGCTGCTCAACGCTGTAGCACCTGCGTACTTCTTCATGGCCACAGCAGCTACCTTCATTTTGCACTTTGGCTTTTTCATCCCAACAATCTTCCCAAACCCAGATATGTCACTGAGAGGATCCACAACTCTTCACATGGTTGTTTTCCTGTTCTTGATGTTCAACGCTTTGGGGAATTACATAATGACTATTAAATATCCTGCTGAAAGTGCCAATGAGACTGCGGTCCCAGTGTGCTCGCCGCACTGCTCGGACAAAGTGGACGCACACTACCTCCTAAATGGTCGTCACTTCTGCAAACTGTGCAAGAAAGTCATTCTCAAGAGGGATCACCACTGTTTTTTCACTGGGAACTGCATTGGCAACAAAAACATGCGCTACTTCATCATGTTCTGCATCTACACGTCATGCACATGTCTGTACTCTTTGGTTCTTGGTGTGGCTTTTCTAACAGTGGAGTATTCCATCTCCTTTGAGAACCCGCTGACCTTTCTgactcttctccctctctccacggCTTACTTCTTCATGG GGACAATTTCAGGTTTGCAGCTGTTCCTGGTGCTGATGCTGTACGTGTGGCTGGGCATCGGCCTGGTCTGTGCTGGTTTCTGTTgccagcaggtgctgctggtggCCCGTGGGCAGACCTGGTGTCAGATGCAGAGAGGGCAGCTTGTGGAAAATCACAACCCCTGGAGAGCCAACCTAAAGGATGTTTTTGGAACCCGCTGGATACTTGGCCTTATTCTGCCTGTTCAAACAGCGGAGACGTGCTCTGAAGACGCACAAAAACAAGACTGA
- the tmem63c gene encoding osmosensitive cation channel TMEM63C has translation MAQSELFLTAAPPVQARPLKLDVLSFLETFGEDNSTAERCYRSHSRSSVLQGLPFGGVPTVLAINVVIWMFLLLIFSCLRKAAWDYGRLALLMENDSLTSLFYGEPSEKEKSPSESSPSDSETKDMGFCSWLSSLYHMKDEEIRSKCGIDAVTYLSFQRHIILLMTVVSLLSLAVILPVNFSGNLLGDSPENFGRTTLANVSAKDSFLWLHSIFALVYFIITLLCMAHHSIRLEYREDEKVARTLMITSIPREILDPGLITKHFHEAYPSCTVTDIRFCFDVHKLMMLDLERRKAMKGRLYFATKAQKEGKIMIKTHPCAQIFCCDICGFEKVDAEQYYSELEEKRTDEFNAEKNRISMKRLGIAFVTFRDERMTAVIVKDYSRVHCRRRPQQSSITTVVQSHKWGVSYAPAPSDIIWENLSVCGSRWWLRCVLLNILLFLLLFFLTTPAIIVNTMDKFNVTRPVDTLRSPVITQFFPTLLLWAFSVLLPFIVYYSAFFESHWTRSDENQVTMHKCFLLLVFMVIILPSLGLSSLDLFFTWLFDVHFLEEKEVKFQCVFLPDNGAFFVNYVITSSLIGTAMELLRIPALTVYALRLCFAKSQAERIHVKRSQAYEFQFGLEYAWTMCIFAVSMTYSITCPIITPFGLVYVILKHMVDRYNIYYAYVPTKLNQRIHRAAISQVIVAPILCMFWLLFFSVLRLGPVHPITLFTLASLISCIVCYLFRLCLKKQPDKSTSYQMSDQPAEGTFTDSERSAVTSTTASSLFVASVLLEPELALTPMPSPAHHSYGAMASSQSSSHDPVEEEECGEEHTQTHETELQDPPDPYRSSPLMDSPVGYQ, from the exons ATGGCGCAGTCTGAGCTGTTTTTGACGGCGGCACCGCCTGTGCAGGCGAGGCCTCTGAAGCTGGATGTTCTGAGCTTTCTGGAGACGTTTGGTGAGGACAACAGCACGGCTGAGAGATGCTACCGCTCGCACTCCCGCAGCAGCGTCCTCCAGGGTCTGCCATTTGGTGGGGTGCCCACGGTCCTCGCCATCAACGTGGTGATCTGGATG TTTTTATTGCTCATCTTCTCTTGTCTGAGGAAAGCTGCATGGGACTATGGCCGCCTGGCTCTCCTGATGGAAAATGACAG TCTCACGTCCCTGTTTTATGGAGAACCGAGTGAGAAAGAGAAGTCTCCCTCAGAATCCAGCCCCTCTGACTCTGAGACCAAGGACATG GGCTTCTGCTCATGGCTCTCATCTCTTTACCATATGAA GGACGAGGAGATCCGCAGCAAATGTGGCATTGACGCCGTCACTTACCTGTCCTTCCAGCGCCACATCATCCTGCTCATGACAGTGGTTTCCCTGCTGTCTTTGGCTGTAATTCTGCCGGTCAACTTTTCCGGAAACCTCCTGG GAGACAGTCCTGAAAATTTTGGAAGAACAACACTGGCTAATGTTAGTGCAAA GGACAGCTTTCTGTGGCTGCACAGCATCTTTGCTCTGGTTTACTTCATCATCACACTGCTGTGTATGGCGCACCACTCGATACGGCTCGAGTACAGAGAAGATGAGAAG GTAGCCAGGACACTGATGATCACCTCCATCCCCAGAGAGATCTTAGACCCTGGACTCATCACCAAACACTTCCA TGAGGCCTACCCCAGCTGCACCGTCACTGACATCCGCTTCTGCTTTGACGTCCATAAGCTAATGATGCTGGACTTGGAGAG GCGCAAGGCGATGAAGGGCCGACTGTATTTTGCTACAAAGGCCCAAAAGGAGGGGAAGATCATGATCAAGACCCATCCATGTGCTCAGATATTCTGCTGTGACATATGTGGCTTTGAAAAG gtggATGCAGAACAGTACTACAGTGAGCTAGAGGAGAAGCGGACAGATGAGTTTAACGCTGAGAAGAACCGTATCTCCATGAAGAGGCTGGGCATCGCCTTTGTAACCTTTCGCGATGAGAGGATGACTGCTGT CATTGTGAAGGACTACAGTCGTGTGCACTGTCGCCGCAGACCCCAACAGTCCAGCATTACTACTGTGGTGCAGTCACACAAATGGGGAGTCAGCTACGCACCTGCTCCCAGTGACATCATCTG GGAAAACCTGTCAGTGTGCGGATCTCGCTGGTGGCTCCGCTGCGTCCtcctcaacatcctcctcttcctgctgctcttcttcctcaccaCTCCAGCCATCATTGTGAACACCATGGACAAGTTCAATGTCACACGGCCTGTGGACACTCTGAGG AGCCCAGTCATTACCCAGTTCTTCCCAACTCTCCTGCTGTGGGCGTTTTCAGTGCTCCTACCCTTCATCGTCTACTACTCTGCTTTCTTTGAGTCCCATTGGACCAG GTCTGATGAGAACCAGGTGACGATGCACAAGTGCTTTTTACTGCTGGTCTTCATGGTCATCATCCTGCCCTCACTTGGCTTGTCCAG TCTTGATCTTTTCTTCACTTGGCTCTTTGACGTCCACTtcctggaggagaaggaggtcaAATTCCA gtgtgtgtttctgcccgACAACGGTGCATTTTTTGTAAACTACGTGATCACGTCCAGTCTGATCGGCACAGCCATGGAGCTGCTTCGGATCCCTGCGCTGACTGTGTATGCCCTCCGTCTCTGCTTTGCAAAGTCCCAGGCTGAGCGGATTCACGTCAAACGG aGTCAAGCCTATGAGTTCCAGTTTGGCCTCGAGTACGCCTGGACCATGTGTATCTTTGCTGTCAGTATGACCTACAGCATCACATGTCCCATCATTACACCCTTTG GTCTGGTCTATGTGATCCTGAAGCACATGGTCGACCGATATAACATCTACTATGCATACGTTCCTACCAAACTGAACCAGCGGATCCACAGAGCAGCCATCAGCCAGGTCATTGTGGCTCCCATCCTCTGCATGTTCTggctgctcttcttctctgtgctcAGATTAG GTCCGGTTCATCCCATCACCCTCTTCACCTTAGCTTCTCTGATCTCCTGTATTGTCTGTTACCTCTTCCGCTTGTGCCTTAAGAAGCAACCAGACAAGTCGACAAGCTACCAG ATGTCTGATCAACCAGCAGAGGGGACATTCACTGACTCAGAGAGGAGTGCTGTAACATCCACCACCGCCTCCAGT CTCTTTGTGGCATCTGTGTTGCTGGAACCAGAGCTGGCTTTGACTCCGATGCCCTCCCCAGCCCACCACAGCTATGGCGCCATGGCCAGCTCCCAGAGTTCAAGCCACGACCCAGTGGAAGAAGAGGAGTGCGGGGAAGAACACACTCAAACGCATGAAACTGAGCTCCAAGACCCACCAGACCCTTACCGCTCCAGTCCGCTCATGGACAGCCCCGTGGGCTACCAGTAA
- the ngb gene encoding neuroglobin has translation MEKLSGKDKELIRGSWESLGKNKVPHGVIMFSRLFELDPALLSLFHYSTNCGSTQDCLSSPEFLDHVTKVMLVIDAAVSHLDDLHSLEDFLLNLGRKHQAVGVHTQSFAVVGESLLYMLQCSLGQAYTAPLRQAWLNMYSIVVAAMSRGWAKNGEDKAD, from the exons ATGGAGAAACTATCAGGGAAAGACAAGGAGCTGATACGAGGCAGCTGGGAGAGCCTCGGCAAGAACAAAGTTCCTCATGGTGTCATCATGTTCTCCAG ACTGTTTGAGCTGGACCCTGCGCTCCTCAGTCTTTTCCACTACAGTACAAATTGTGGTTCCACACAAGACTGCCTCTCCAGCCCTGAGTTCCTGGACCATGTCACCAAG GTAATGCTCGTGATCGATGCAGCAGTCAGCCACCTGGATGACCTTCACTCCTTGGAGGACTTTCTGCTCAACCTTGGAAGGAAGCATCAGGCAGTGGGAGTCCACACGCAGTCATTTGCG GTGGTGGGTGAGTCCCTCCTCTACATGCTGCAGTGCAGTCTGGGCCAGGCCTACACAGCGCCACTGCGTCAAGCCTGGCTCAACATGTACAGCATTGTAGTGGCGGCAATGAGCCGAGGGTGGGCCAAGAATGGCGAGGACAAGGCTGACTGA
- the fam161b gene encoding protein FAM161B, with the protein MSKLDPLLEKGLRSELQLQERLKALREAVRLQLQETEKRQIEELEKRISQNARLSEDVESKPSDKEEQNHYTLYEGMRGSASGSLLTDKNSKKSQRSDTSSPGCISSTNLMHCSVGTQQCNHLASCKSTQLIKEEEAEAECQKKFCALPVPTHVLQPAYQDMMELREKERKQGHEQRTQFLLSIQKPFSFQEREMKKREKLIAMFSHDQKNSVTQDKDIKHSPQSKPKDQEEVCKVHTETSARPVNSLLSSGPKLRTAERTRKAKLGFLDEKPSFKPKITQQVPDFNRLHKALQSGALRNMQSKDVTQCQPFLLRTSALPPRQRRKSLEDAEIPKTLNRSKSLGALTSLSTDTLPVFITDAARKRCAAIRKSMEMRDCKIQASVEWLMNYQLKSQAMKKTVARHAKFLDPHSSLKEVYHEKLQHHREADQQRMREYMRELRDMKSRVSERPFLFEQVKQRNAKIHAEQIYRSKLKKAGLKVQFVEENGEAIRSEDDEDHSSENDIHGREENEDDGEKIEDVEEKSVKSKREEMP; encoded by the exons ATGTCAAAGCTGGATCCATTGCTAGAAAAAGGTCTCCGATCAGAGCTACAACTCCAGGAGCGCCTCAAGGCTCTGAGAGAGGCCgtcagactgcagctgcaggagacagagaagagacagatagaggagctggagaagaggaTTTCTCAGAATGCTCGCCTGTCAGAAGATGTGGAATCAAAGCCTTCTGATAAAGAAGAACAAAACCATTATACATT GTATGAGGGGATGAGGGGATCTGCTTCTGGCTCTCTGCTGACAGACAAAAATTCCAAAAAGTCACAAAGGTCTGACACATCTTCTCCAGGCTGCATATCTTCTACAAACCTGATGCATTGTTCTGTTGGGACCCAACAGTGTAACCATTTAGCCTCATGCAAATCAACACAGCTGatcaaagaggaggaggccgAGGCTGAATGTCAGAAGAAGTTCTGTGCTCTCCCGGTCCCCACCCATGTCCTTCAGCCTGCCTACCAGGACATGATGGAgctgagagagaaggagaggaagcaggGCCATGAGCAGAGGACACAATTCCTGCTCTCTATTCAAAAACCTTTCAGCTTCCAGgagagagaaatgaagaaaaggGAAAAGCTGATAGCAATGTTCTCACATGATCAGAAAAACAGTGTTACTCAAGACAAAGACATAAAACACTCACCACAGTCAAAGCCAAAAG ACCAGGAAGAAGTTTGCAAGGTCCACACTGAGACGTCAGCACGACCAGTGAATTCGTTATTATCTAGTGGCCCAAAACTCCGCACTGCTGAACGCACCAGAAAGGCGAAGCTGGGATTTCTGGATGAGAAGCCGAGCTTCAAGCCAAAAATTACCCAGCAGGTCCCTGACTTCAACAGACTGCACAAGGCCCTACAGTCAGGGGCACTGAGGAACATGCAGAGTAAAGATGTAACACAGTGTCAGCCCTTCTTGTTGAGGACATCAGCTCTCCCTCCAAGGCAAAGAAGGAAGAGCCTGGAAGACGCAGAG ATACCAAAAACTCTCAACAGAAGCAAGTCACTTGGGGCTTTAACGTCACTGTCCACTGACACACTCCCTGTATTCATAACAGACGCTGCGAGGAAGCGCTGCGCAGCCATCAG AAAGTCAATGGAAATGAGGGATTGTAAGATTCAAGCGAGTGTAGAATGGTTGATGAACTACCAGCTGAAATCCCAGGCCATGAAGAAGACAGTAGCCCGCCATGCAAAGTTTCTGGACCCACACAGCAGCTTAAAAGAAGTGTATCACGAAAAACTACAGCACCACCG GGAGGCTGATCAACAAAGAATGAGAGAGTACATGAGAGAATTACGTGACATGAAGTCCCGGGTCAGCGAACGCCCTTTTTTGTTCGAGCAGGTGAAACAG AGGAATGCAAAGATTCATGCAGAACAGATATACAGGAGCAAGCTGAAGAAAGCTGGGTTAAAGGTGCAATTTGTGGAAGAAAATGGAGAAGCAATCAgatctgaggatgatgaagacCACAGCTCTGAAAATGACATTCATGGCAG GGAAGAAAATGAAGACGATGGGGAGAAAATTGAAGATGTGGAAGAAAAGAGCGTGAAGTCCAAAAGGGAAGAAATGCCATGA